CAGCAGATAAAGGCCAGTATATAATAGAAGGTCATGGTGTTGATCCTGACGTGGAGATTGTAAATGATCCTGCTCAAGAGTATGCCGGTAATGATCAACAACTCAATAAAGCCATTGAATTGATATTAAAAGAAATAGAGTCTCGATTAGATGTGCCAGCGGTTCCTTCTGATCCGGATAAATCAAAATAACCGAATATTGTCACTGGAAATAATTAAGGGTTATTTCCAGTGCCCTTATTGTTAACAATTATTAACGGAACTGAATAGAATATGTGGAATAGAACACATATATTTGAACCATTATAGTGCTTTTTTATTGGTTAGTCATCGCATTTATTTTTCGATTATAAGAAATATTTGCGTAAAAACGATTTAATTTTGTTGACATCAAAAAAAAACACTATTTTTATTGGGTCTTAATAAGTAATTACTAGGTTTGATTTTTAACGTTTTACTAATTAATAAATTCGCTACTATGAAAAAAATCGTAATTTTCGCTTCTGCTGCAATGTTAGTTTTAAGTTTAAGCCTTTCTGCTTCGGCTCAGGATACCAAAGCCGATGCAAAAAAGGAAACTAAGAAAGAGTGCTGCCAGAAGAAGGAAGGCAAAGACGCTAAGGCTTGCTGTGATAAGAAGGATGCTAAGGCTTGTGATAAGAAAGATGTAAAGGCTTGCGATAAGAAAGAAACCAAAGACGCAAAGCCTTGCTGCGATAAATCAGCCAAGACAGAAGTTCCTGCAAAGAAGTAAAGTATTTTACGTCGATATTGAAAGGCCAAACCTGCAAGGGATTGGCCTTTTTTATAAAATATAAGCTTATGGAAGTCATGCTTTTGGTTCTAATTTAGCATTTATTCTAGTATTCAGCCTGCATAAATGAACGATCTGCTATCGACTGCATTTTTTCTCCGTTGGTTAAACTTTTACACGATTACGCTATCAAATTAATAATTTTCAACAACAGCTGATTATCTAAAAAATAACTCAATTTTTCAATGCCATGAAAAGAAGTCTATCGCTAACAATTATTGCCTGTTTCTTTGCACTACTTGTAGTAGGACAGGAAAAGGAAACGACCCCACCTGCTGGGTATCAGTTTTCTCCCATTAAGGAATTAAAAATAACTCCAGTAAAAGACCAGAACCGTTCGGGCACTTGCTGGAGTTTTTCAACGGTTGCTTTTCTTGAGTCTGAGCTTTTGCGCATGGGCAAACCAGAGGTAGATCTTTCGGAGATGTGGGCTGTTAGGTACGCTTATTCCGATAAGGCAACCAAGTTTGTCCGTCTACAAGGTGGACTAAATTTTGGTGGTGGTGGAAGTTTTGCCGATGTCATTTATGTTCTTCGGAACTATGGTTATGTTCCCGAAGTGGCATATTCAGGTTTACAGTATGGACAGGATAAGCATGTTCATGGCGAATTAGATGCTTTGCTTAAGGACTATGTCGACGGCGTTATAAAGAACCCTAACAAACAACTTTCAACAGCATGGCATAAGGGATTTGATGGTATTCTCGATGCATATTTGGGCCCTGTACCTGAAAAATTCACCTATAATGGAAAGGAGTATTCTCCAAAAAGTTTCGGACAATCGTTGGGTCTTAACCCAGACGACTATATTTCATTAACATCTTATACCCATCACCCTTTCTACTCAAAGTTTATTCTTGAGGTTCCTGATAACTGGATTTGGGAAGAGTCCTATAATTTGCCTTTGGAAGACTTAAAGCGTGTTTTTTCTGCCTCCATTGAGAATGGCTATACTATTGCTTGGGGATCGGATGTGAGTGAAAAGGGTTTCTCCTATAATAATGGGGTTGCCGTTGTTCCTGAAGCAAACACTTCCGAAATGAATGAATCCGAGAAGTTGAAGTGGTCTTCGAAAACCGAGAAGGAACGCCAAGCAATGCTTTACTCATTCGATAAGCCAGCTATGGAGAAGACAATTACTCAAGAGCTTCGCCAAAAAGCTTTTGATAACTATCAGACTACCGACGACCATGGCATGTTAATTTATGGTAGTGCAAAGGATCAAAACGGAAAACTATATTATATGGTTAAGAATTCGTGGGGCGCCGAAGGAAAGTATAATGGTAATTTTTATGCTTCCGAAGCCTTTGTTCTCTATAAAACGATGAATATCATGGTACATAAGAATGCTATTCCTGCCGATATTCGAAAAAAATTAGGTATTTAGTTTTTGCTAAATC
The genomic region above belongs to Williamwhitmania taraxaci and contains:
- a CDS encoding C1 family peptidase, whose product is MKRSLSLTIIACFFALLVVGQEKETTPPAGYQFSPIKELKITPVKDQNRSGTCWSFSTVAFLESELLRMGKPEVDLSEMWAVRYAYSDKATKFVRLQGGLNFGGGGSFADVIYVLRNYGYVPEVAYSGLQYGQDKHVHGELDALLKDYVDGVIKNPNKQLSTAWHKGFDGILDAYLGPVPEKFTYNGKEYSPKSFGQSLGLNPDDYISLTSYTHHPFYSKFILEVPDNWIWEESYNLPLEDLKRVFSASIENGYTIAWGSDVSEKGFSYNNGVAVVPEANTSEMNESEKLKWSSKTEKERQAMLYSFDKPAMEKTITQELRQKAFDNYQTTDDHGMLIYGSAKDQNGKLYYMVKNSWGAEGKYNGNFYASEAFVLYKTMNIMVHKNAIPADIRKKLGI